One Halorientalis litorea DNA segment encodes these proteins:
- a CDS encoding CaiB/BaiF CoA transferase family protein, whose translation MRLDGVRVLDLSRLLPGPYATQLLADAGAEIIKIEDTGGGDYARLMPPYTDDGTGAIFDAVNRGKRSVALDLKDERGREAFLELAETADVVFEQFRPGVVDRLGVDYEAVREVNPDVVYCSLSGFGQTGPDADRVGHDLNYVGMAGLLDMTRSDRDSPPQIPGYPIGDMAGGLFAAFSIVGALLSRELGNTGGEYVDVAMTDVVTSFSQPLAYEALTGDQPAPDEAPLIGGFPWYDVYETADGRYVTLAALEPKFWRTFCEAVDRPDLVDKHMTGDAAEREALRAELAEIFAEKTRDEWEAELGDVEAMVAPVRTLAESLDGERAAARELLDRATGAPRVGFPAQSSEAGTADGPAPGHGEHTEAVLSAVGYDETTLASLRDDGVVQ comes from the coding sequence ATGCGATTGGATGGTGTTCGGGTACTCGACCTCTCACGGCTACTGCCGGGGCCGTACGCGACGCAACTCCTCGCCGACGCGGGGGCAGAGATTATCAAAATCGAAGACACGGGTGGGGGCGACTACGCCCGGCTGATGCCGCCGTACACGGACGACGGCACGGGAGCCATCTTCGACGCCGTCAACCGCGGGAAGCGAAGCGTCGCGCTCGATTTGAAGGACGAACGGGGCCGCGAGGCGTTCCTGGAACTCGCCGAGACGGCCGACGTGGTGTTCGAGCAGTTCCGCCCGGGCGTCGTGGACCGGTTGGGTGTCGACTACGAGGCCGTCCGTGAGGTCAACCCCGATGTCGTCTACTGCTCGCTGTCGGGGTTCGGACAGACCGGCCCGGACGCCGACCGGGTCGGGCACGACCTGAACTACGTCGGGATGGCCGGACTGCTCGATATGACTCGCTCGGACCGCGACAGTCCGCCCCAAATTCCGGGCTACCCCATCGGCGACATGGCGGGGGGGCTGTTCGCCGCGTTCAGCATCGTCGGCGCGTTGCTCTCCCGAGAACTGGGTAACACCGGCGGCGAGTACGTCGACGTGGCGATGACCGACGTAGTAACGTCGTTCTCCCAACCACTGGCCTACGAGGCGTTGACCGGCGACCAGCCGGCACCCGACGAGGCACCGCTGATCGGCGGCTTCCCGTGGTACGACGTGTACGAGACCGCCGACGGCCGCTACGTCACGCTCGCCGCTCTCGAACCCAAGTTCTGGCGGACGTTCTGTGAGGCCGTGGACAGACCGGACCTCGTGGACAAACATATGACCGGCGACGCGGCCGAACGCGAGGCACTCCGCGCGGAGTTGGCCGAAATCTTCGCCGAGAAGACCCGCGACGAGTGGGAGGCCGAACTCGGCGACGTGGAGGCGATGGTCGCACCGGTTCGGACGCTCGCGGAATCGCTCGACGGCGAGCGCGCGGCGGCGCGGGAACTCCTCGACCGGGCGACCGGCGCGCCCCGCGTCGGCTTCCCCGCACAGTCCTCCGAAGCGGGTACCGCGGACGGCCCCGCACCCGGACACGGCGAACACACGGAGGCAGTCCTCTCGGCCGTTGGCTACGACGAGACGACGCTCGCCTCCCTCCGCGACGACGGCGTCGTGCAGTAG
- a CDS encoding LLM class flavin-dependent oxidoreductase, whose protein sequence is MKPGLLLPPADVLDPVGVATTAESLGYGSVWVPELWGADAFVQLGAVADATDDVRVGTAIANVFSRSPAVLAMAAATVDRYSDGRMTLGTGVSTPKAIEDLHGVAYDRPVRRSHEVIEVVKAYLSDSEERVSYEGEVISVQDFETLGRDVPVFHAAMGPANRRVVARLADGWIPHNIPFPNLEGTFDYIADHAREADRDPADITVAPYVPAAVSDDDPDVARDAIRGHVAYYVGNGEGYRKAVAERFPDEADAVAGNWREGDRDAAKAAVTDEMVAALGVAGTTEQAREQLAELQDGPVDIPIVTVPRQAADLAMETVQALAPE, encoded by the coding sequence ATGAAGCCCGGACTCCTCCTGCCACCGGCGGACGTGTTGGACCCCGTCGGCGTCGCCACGACCGCTGAATCGCTCGGCTACGGGTCGGTGTGGGTGCCCGAACTCTGGGGTGCCGACGCGTTCGTCCAGTTGGGTGCCGTCGCCGACGCCACCGACGACGTTCGGGTCGGGACCGCAATCGCCAACGTGTTCTCGCGCTCGCCCGCCGTGCTGGCGATGGCCGCCGCGACCGTCGACCGCTACTCGGACGGGCGGATGACGCTCGGCACCGGCGTCAGCACGCCCAAAGCCATCGAAGACCTCCACGGCGTGGCGTACGACCGTCCCGTGCGCCGCTCCCACGAAGTCATCGAAGTGGTCAAAGCGTACCTCTCGGACAGCGAGGAGCGCGTCTCCTACGAGGGTGAAGTAATCTCGGTGCAGGACTTCGAGACCCTCGGCCGGGACGTGCCGGTGTTCCACGCCGCGATGGGACCGGCCAACCGCCGGGTCGTCGCCCGCCTCGCGGATGGCTGGATTCCCCACAACATTCCGTTTCCGAACCTCGAAGGCACCTTCGACTACATCGCCGACCACGCTCGGGAAGCCGACCGTGACCCCGCCGACATCACCGTCGCGCCGTACGTCCCGGCGGCGGTCAGCGACGACGACCCGGACGTGGCCCGCGACGCCATCCGCGGCCACGTGGCCTACTACGTCGGCAACGGCGAGGGCTACCGGAAGGCCGTCGCCGAGCGGTTCCCCGACGAAGCGGACGCCGTGGCCGGGAACTGGCGCGAGGGGGACCGGGACGCGGCGAAAGCGGCCGTCACCGACGAGATGGTGGCCGCACTCGGTGTCGCCGGAACGACCGAACAGGCCCGCGAGCAACTGGCCGAACTGCAGGACGGCCCCGTCGACATTCCCATCGTTACCGTCCCGCGCCAAGCCGCGGATTTGGCGATGGAGACGGTGCAGGCACTCGCCCCGGAGTGA
- a CDS encoding universal stress protein — MTLLVPYDGSALSRTALERATEFAAYRDEEVLALTIVPEDEEFARERGWVDEGESVDFDALCDRLEREIRDIAPSATVVCRRPEPSDSFTATLIDDVTRTIREMADESDASIVFIGSENAGRVSTPVTSVGSPISEDPRYDVHIVRHTE; from the coding sequence ATGACGCTTTTGGTCCCCTACGACGGGTCGGCACTCTCGCGGACGGCCCTCGAACGGGCGACGGAGTTCGCGGCGTACCGCGACGAGGAGGTGCTGGCACTGACTATCGTCCCCGAGGACGAGGAGTTCGCGCGCGAACGGGGCTGGGTCGACGAGGGCGAGAGCGTCGACTTCGACGCGCTCTGTGACCGGTTAGAGCGGGAAATCCGGGACATCGCACCGTCGGCCACCGTCGTCTGTCGGCGGCCCGAACCGAGCGACTCGTTCACGGCGACGCTCATCGACGACGTGACCCGAACTATCCGCGAGATGGCCGACGAGTCCGACGCGTCCATCGTGTTCATCGGGAGCGAGAACGCGGGCCGCGTCTCGACGCCCGTCACCAGCGTCGGCAGTCCCATCTCGGAGGACCCGCGATACGACGTCCACATCGTCCGCCACACCGAATGA
- a CDS encoding acyl-CoA dehydrogenase family protein, translated as MATEGTQPPGGVSFDTTEETSLILDSLDEFIEQEVEPVEQELGETWTNPRLRHEDDGRLVPEVQEAIQTVRKRSADAGFYAMNLPEDVGGENVSNVTWYRAKRHVASHGTGLTEFVLAGPEGPKPLLMQAEGEQVEEYLKPAVRGEKSTAFAQTEPGVGSDSPSMSTSAEKDGDEWVLNGRKQWITNGPYADFVQVFARTTPQEDAGRYGGISCFIVEDDEFEIGSLNNAVGMEGLQAELVFDDVRLSEDRVLGQPDAAFYNAMDFLSLGRLELGAEAVGLAENLIDHGVQYANDREAFGRPIGKFQGISHKIAKARAKTYAADAAGLRLAWSMDEGDQAIEESSIFKWFATNALWETADDIVGVHGGNGVAEDNPFMDHLQMARILRIVEGTDEIQLNTIAKQLGLP; from the coding sequence ATGGCAACAGAGGGCACACAGCCGCCGGGTGGCGTCAGTTTCGACACGACAGAAGAGACGAGCCTCATCCTCGACAGTCTGGACGAGTTCATCGAACAGGAGGTCGAGCCGGTCGAACAGGAGTTGGGCGAGACGTGGACGAATCCACGCCTGCGCCACGAGGACGACGGTCGGTTGGTCCCCGAGGTACAGGAGGCCATCCAGACGGTCCGAAAGCGGAGTGCCGACGCGGGCTTTTACGCGATGAACCTCCCCGAGGACGTGGGCGGCGAGAACGTCTCGAACGTGACGTGGTACCGGGCGAAACGCCACGTCGCCAGCCACGGGACGGGGCTGACGGAGTTCGTTCTCGCGGGACCGGAGGGGCCGAAGCCGCTCCTGATGCAGGCCGAGGGTGAGCAAGTCGAAGAGTACCTGAAGCCCGCCGTGCGGGGCGAGAAATCCACGGCGTTCGCACAGACCGAACCGGGCGTCGGGTCGGACTCGCCGAGCATGTCCACGTCGGCCGAGAAGGACGGCGACGAGTGGGTCCTGAACGGGCGCAAGCAGTGGATTACGAACGGCCCGTACGCGGACTTCGTGCAGGTGTTCGCACGGACGACGCCCCAGGAGGACGCCGGCCGGTACGGCGGCATCTCCTGTTTCATCGTCGAGGACGACGAGTTCGAAATCGGGTCACTGAACAACGCCGTCGGGATGGAGGGGCTCCAGGCCGAACTCGTCTTCGACGACGTGCGTCTGTCCGAGGACCGAGTACTCGGCCAACCCGACGCCGCCTTCTACAACGCGATGGACTTCCTCTCGCTGGGTCGGTTGGAACTCGGTGCGGAGGCTGTCGGCCTCGCGGAGAACCTCATCGACCACGGCGTCCAGTACGCGAACGACCGGGAGGCATTCGGCCGCCCCATCGGGAAGTTCCAGGGCATCTCACACAAGATAGCGAAGGCCCGGGCGAAGACGTACGCGGCCGACGCCGCCGGTTTGCGGTTGGCGTGGTCGATGGACGAGGGCGACCAGGCCATCGAGGAGTCCTCGATTTTCAAATGGTTCGCCACGAACGCCCTCTGGGAGACGGCGGACGACATCGTGGGGGTCCACGGCGGCAACGGCGTCGCCGAGGACAACCCGTTCATGGACCACCTCCAAATGGCCCGCATCCTCCGCATCGTCGAGGGCACCGACGAGATACAACTCAACACCATCGCCAAGCAACTCGGCCTGCCCTGA